A single window of Colletes latitarsis isolate SP2378_abdomen chromosome 11, iyColLati1, whole genome shotgun sequence DNA harbors:
- the LOC143348223 gene encoding UDP-glucosyltransferase 2, with protein sequence MKLRLSVLLTILACCQIANGLRILGIFPNNGKSHWLTGERLLKSLAERGHRVDVITHFPQKKPLPNYKEISLKGTLEQVVNNMNASILEKISSNSVKHIVTELGSKVCALLGHEKLQNLINNPPKDPPYDLVIVELFIAPCFLGFGRHLKVPIIGVIAANFHDWISDSVGYPHNPSFMPALFSPYGQRMTFYERLVNTFITNTVAVQMTYYTNFQNEYVKKYFNIDVPTYELHRDLSAILVNSHHSLHGVKPTTPGVIEIGGLHVTEDSDPLAPEVKKWLDESKHGCVFVTFGSMMRIETFPESLQKTFYKVFEKLAPIRVLMKIAKKEELVPGLPKNVMTQSWFPQVAVFKHKNTKAFLTHGGLLGVQEAIYFGIPMIGIPLFGDQPTNLQNAANRNLAVSLGSIDNVTEETLTYAFDMILKNNTYRDNAKEASRLFKDRPMSAVDTAVYWVEYVGRNGNVLQSPAIYLSWWQLHLVDVYGFVLASIAVLLYVVIRVLRYLKELLFGSKSRSKRRNKSAELKKKN encoded by the exons ATGAAACTTCGTCTGTCTGTTCTTTTAACGATACTGGCTTGCTGCCAGATCGCAAATGGCTTACGTATACTCGGGATATTTCCCAATAACGGGAAAAGTCATTGGCTTACGGGAGAACGGCTGTTGAAAAGCTTAGCGGAACGTGGTCATCGAGTGGACGTCATCACGCATTTCCCCCAGAAGAAACCGTTGCCAAATTACAAAGAAATTTCCTTGAAAGGTACCTTGGAACAAGTGGTGAACAATATGAATGCTTCTATCCTCGAAAAAATATCTTCGAACAGCGTGAAACATATAGTAACCGAATTGGGCTCAAAAGTTTGTGCTTTATTGGGCCACGAGAAGCTTCAGAACCTGATAAATAATCCGCCCAAGGATCCGCCGTACGATTTAGTCATCGTGGAG TTATTCATCGCGCCCTGCTTCCTCGGATTCGGCCGTCACCTAAAGGTCCCCATCATTGGCGTGATAGCAGCAAATTTTCACGACTGGATCTCAGACAGTGTGGGATATCCGCATAATCCATCCTTCATGCCAGCCCTATTCTCTCCGTACGGCCAACGAATGACCTTCTACGAGAGGCTAGTGAATACCTTCATAACGAACACTGTCGCCGTGCAAATGACGTACTACACGAACTTTCAGAATGAATACGTGAAAAAATACTTCAACATCGACGTCCCAACCTACGAACTTCACCGAGATCTGTCAGCGATTCTGGTGAACTCACATCACAGTTTACACGGAGTTAAACCGACGACGCCAGGAGTCATCGAGATCGGTGGTTTGCACGTCACCGAAGACTCGGATCCACTTGCCCCG GAAGTTAAAAAGTGGCTGGACGAGAGCAAGCACGGCTGCGTATTTGTCACGTTTGGGTCAATGATGAGGATCGAAACGTTCCCCGAATCCCTTCAGAAAACGTTCTACAAAGTTTTCGAAAAACTCGCCCCAATTCGAGTGCTGATGAAAATCGCGAAGAAAGAGGAGCTTGTTCCAGGATTGCCGAAGAACGTTATGACACAGTCGTGGTTTCCACAAGTGGCCGTCTTCA agcaCAAAAACACAAAGGCATTCCTCACGCACGGCGGTCTACTGGGTGTCCAAGAAGCGATATACTTTGGAATTCCTATGATCGGTATTCCTCTGTTCGGCGATCAGCCCACCAATTTGCAGAACGCTGCCAATAGAAATCTCGCCGTGTCTCTCGGGTCCATTGACAATGTCACGGAAGAAACGCTAACGTACGCGTTTGATATGATCTTGAAGAACAATACGTATCG AGATAACGCAAAGGAAGCTTCTCGACTCTTCAAGGATCGACCGATGAGCGCTGTGGACACGGCAGTTTATTGGGTGGAATACGTTGGTAGGAACGGAAACGTACTACAATCGCCCGCCATTTATCTTTCTTGGTGGCAACTACATCTCGTGGACGTGTATGGTTTTGTACTTGCCAGCATCGCGGTATTGCTCTACGTCGTGATTCGCGTTCTTCGATACCTCAAGGAACTACTATTCGGCTCAAAATCCCGCTCCAAAAGGAGGAACAAATCGGCAGAGTTGAAAAAGAAGAATTGA